Proteins found in one Corynebacterium sanguinis genomic segment:
- a CDS encoding cytochrome c oxidase subunit 3, which yields MTTAITNQEMATPPNRVPVLNRPNMVSVGTIAFLAQELMFFAGLFAMYFTSRANGMTAGDWENQTEHLNVMFGLIITIVLVLSSVTSQMGVFAAERGDVYGLRRWFGITIALGVVFLGLVAFEWYEMVSHGVTPQASVYGSVFYIITGFHMAHVTAGIIAFIVVMMRVAKSKFTPAQATAAMATSYYWHFVDVIWIGVFVTLYLVQ from the coding sequence GTGACGACCGCAATTACTAACCAAGAGATGGCGACACCGCCGAATCGTGTCCCCGTGCTGAACCGGCCGAACATGGTCAGCGTGGGAACGATCGCGTTCCTCGCCCAAGAGTTGATGTTCTTCGCTGGGTTGTTCGCGATGTACTTCACGTCGCGCGCAAACGGCATGACCGCCGGGGACTGGGAGAACCAGACTGAGCACCTGAACGTGATGTTCGGCCTGATCATCACCATCGTTCTCGTGCTGTCCTCCGTGACCTCTCAGATGGGCGTGTTCGCCGCAGAGCGGGGTGATGTCTACGGGCTGCGCAGGTGGTTTGGCATCACCATCGCTCTCGGCGTCGTGTTCCTCGGTCTCGTCGCTTTCGAGTGGTATGAGATGGTCAGCCACGGCGTGACCCCGCAGGCTTCCGTGTACGGCTCGGTGTTCTACATCATCACCGGCTTCCACATGGCCCACGTGACGGCCGGCATCATCGCCTTCATTGTGGTGATGATGCGAGTTGCCAAGTCGAAGTTCACACCGGCTCAGGCCACCGCCGCGATGGCGACGTCCTACTACTGGCACTTCGTCGACGTCATCTGGATTGGCGTCTTTGTCACCCTGTACCTCGTTCAGTAA
- a CDS encoding cytochrome c: MDNTPKKTRSRRKTRRTVAGAAALTLGLTGAGFLATALTPNAQVATAQRDDQALIQEGKDLYDVACITCHGANLQGVQDRGPSLIGTGEGAVYFQVNSGRMPMMSNDAQAERKRPRYSESQALAMAAYVAANGGGPELVRNPDGTIAMDELRGRNFDGQIQAEDVARGGELFRLNCASCHNFTGRGGALSSGKYAPALDPANEQEIYQAMLTGPQNMPKFSDRQLTADEKKDIIAFIKSTKETPSPGGWGLGGLGPVSEGMAMWIIGVTLVAAAAMWIGSRS; this comes from the coding sequence ATGGATAACACCCCAAAGAAGACGCGGAGCCGCCGCAAGACGCGGCGCACTGTCGCGGGCGCTGCAGCTTTAACGCTCGGGCTCACCGGTGCTGGCTTCTTGGCCACCGCTCTGACCCCCAACGCCCAGGTGGCGACGGCTCAGCGCGATGACCAGGCGCTGATCCAGGAGGGCAAAGACCTCTACGACGTCGCCTGCATCACCTGCCACGGCGCTAACCTCCAAGGCGTTCAGGACCGCGGTCCGTCCCTGATCGGCACCGGAGAGGGCGCTGTCTACTTCCAGGTCAACTCTGGACGTATGCCCATGATGTCGAACGACGCCCAGGCGGAGCGCAAGCGCCCGCGCTACAGCGAGTCGCAGGCACTCGCCATGGCCGCCTACGTCGCGGCCAACGGCGGTGGCCCGGAGCTCGTCAGAAACCCAGACGGCACCATTGCGATGGATGAGCTGCGCGGCAGGAACTTCGACGGCCAGATTCAGGCCGAGGACGTCGCCCGCGGTGGCGAGCTCTTCCGCCTTAACTGCGCGTCCTGCCATAACTTCACCGGCCGCGGCGGCGCGCTGTCGTCGGGTAAGTACGCGCCTGCACTGGACCCGGCGAACGAGCAGGAGATCTACCAGGCGATGCTGACCGGACCGCAGAACATGCCGAAGTTCTCCGACCGCCAGCTGACGGCGGACGAGAAGAAGGACATCATCGCCTTCATTAAGTCCACCAAGGAGACCCCGTCCCCGGGTGGCTGGGGCCTGGGCGGCCTCGGCCCGGTGTCTGAGGGTATGGCTATGTGGATCATCGGCGTCACTCTTGTCGCCGCTGCTGCTATGTGGATTGGATCGCGCTCATGA
- a CDS encoding ubiquinol-cytochrome c reductase iron-sulfur subunit, with protein sequence MSNEVKKNYTDAELDRMNNAELAALGTELDDVTVAYRKERFPVEGDPREKAAATGINVWLAISIVMGIAFLGVYLFWPWEPKFHGDEGLWMYTLYTPLLGLTSMLGLGALGIAIIQYVKKFVPEEISVQRRHDGRSSELDRRTTTALLNDAWETSTLGRRKVMMGLLGGAGLMAGLVIIAPLGGLIKNPWRPRHELNYHGDGTLWTHGWTNFEEGVKIYLGRDTGAIAELHEGQAGKHYTTAGVSRLVRMRPEDLAAASMETVFPLYEEDVNDGATYNPERDVYENHMHSIHGPRNAVMLIRLRSEDANRVVEREGQETFHYGDYYAYSKICTHIGCPTSLYEAQTNRILCPCHQSQFDALHYGKPIFGPAARALPQLPVTVDEEGYLVASGNFIEPVGPAFWERKS encoded by the coding sequence ATGAGCAATGAAGTGAAGAAGAATTACACTGACGCGGAACTCGACCGCATGAACAACGCCGAGCTCGCCGCTTTGGGAACTGAGCTTGACGACGTCACCGTTGCCTACCGCAAGGAGCGCTTCCCGGTCGAGGGCGATCCGCGCGAGAAGGCCGCTGCAACCGGTATCAACGTGTGGCTGGCCATCTCGATCGTGATGGGCATCGCGTTCCTCGGCGTCTACCTGTTCTGGCCGTGGGAGCCGAAGTTCCACGGCGACGAGGGCTTGTGGATGTACACCCTCTACACCCCGCTGCTCGGCCTGACGTCGATGCTCGGCCTGGGGGCTCTCGGCATCGCGATCATCCAATACGTCAAAAAGTTCGTGCCGGAGGAGATCTCGGTGCAGCGCCGTCACGATGGCCGCTCCAGCGAGCTCGACCGCCGCACGACCACCGCATTGCTTAACGACGCCTGGGAGACGTCGACCCTCGGTCGTCGTAAAGTGATGATGGGCCTCCTCGGCGGCGCTGGCCTGATGGCCGGCCTGGTCATCATCGCCCCGCTGGGTGGCCTGATCAAAAACCCGTGGCGTCCGCGCCACGAACTCAACTACCACGGCGATGGCACCCTGTGGACCCACGGCTGGACCAATTTCGAGGAGGGCGTGAAAATCTACCTCGGTCGCGACACTGGTGCGATTGCCGAGCTGCACGAGGGCCAGGCTGGCAAGCACTACACCACGGCTGGTGTCTCGCGCCTCGTGCGCATGCGACCGGAGGATCTGGCTGCCGCGTCGATGGAGACGGTCTTCCCGCTCTACGAGGAAGACGTCAACGACGGCGCTACCTACAACCCGGAGCGCGATGTGTACGAAAACCACATGCACTCCATCCACGGTCCGCGTAACGCGGTCATGTTGATCCGCCTTCGCTCCGAGGACGCCAACCGCGTCGTCGAGCGCGAGGGTCAGGAGACGTTCCACTACGGCGACTACTACGCCTACTCCAAGATCTGCACGCACATTGGTTGCCCGACGTCTCTGTACGAGGCTCAAACCAACCGCATCCTGTGCCCGTGCCACCAGTCGCAGTTTGATGCGCTGCACTACGGCAAGCCGATCTTCGGCCCGGCCGCGCGTGCCCTGCCGCAGCTTCCTGTGACAGTTGACGAAGAAGGTTACCTCGTTGCCAGCGGAAACTTCATTGAGCCCGTTGGCCCGGCATTCTGGGAGCGTAAGTCCTAA
- a CDS encoding cytochrome b, which yields MSTKLAQAADNIDSRYTVSGFLRPQLNKVFPTHWSFMLGEMALYSFIILLLTGIYLALFFDPSITKVIYDGGYLPLNGVEMSRAYATALDISFEVRGGLFVRQMHHWAALMFMMSMFAHMLRIFFTGAFRRPREANWIIGVTLILVGMIEGFMGYSLPDDLLSGVGLRIMSAIIVGIPIIGTWMHWAIFGGDFPSDLMLNRFYILHVLILPGLILALVAAHLLLVWFQKHTQFPGPGRTENNVVGIRIMPVFAVKAIGFMFVVFAVLSGMAGLTTINAIWNLGPYNPSQVSAGSQPDVYMLWTDGAARVMPAWELYLGNYTIPGAFWVALMCGILVALLFAYPFIEQAVTGDRAHHNLLQRPRDVPVRTGIGVMAVTFFLLLTISGGNDHVAHFFEISLNAMTWFGRIGLIVLPPLVYFITYRICVGLQRSDREVLEHGIETGIIKRLPNGAFVEIHQPLGPVDEHGHPVPLEYAGARVPKQMNQLGYADSETIGTFSPAELDVTERVRDAAESNHHDEIETLRALEETKHLSDRDATPRDDK from the coding sequence ATGAGCACTAAACTCGCACAAGCCGCGGACAATATTGATTCGCGCTACACAGTCTCTGGTTTCCTACGACCCCAGCTGAACAAGGTCTTCCCGACCCACTGGTCGTTCATGCTCGGCGAGATGGCGCTGTACAGCTTCATCATCCTGCTGCTGACCGGTATCTACCTGGCCCTGTTCTTCGACCCGTCGATTACCAAGGTCATCTACGACGGCGGCTACCTGCCGCTCAATGGTGTCGAGATGTCGCGCGCCTACGCCACTGCTCTGGACATCTCGTTCGAGGTGCGCGGCGGCCTCTTCGTCCGCCAGATGCACCACTGGGCCGCCCTGATGTTCATGATGTCCATGTTCGCGCACATGCTGCGCATCTTCTTCACCGGTGCGTTCCGACGCCCGCGTGAAGCGAACTGGATCATCGGCGTCACCCTGATCCTCGTCGGCATGATCGAGGGCTTCATGGGCTACTCCCTGCCGGACGACCTGCTCTCCGGCGTGGGCCTGCGCATCATGTCCGCCATCATCGTGGGCATCCCGATCATCGGTACCTGGATGCACTGGGCGATCTTCGGCGGCGACTTCCCGTCGGACCTCATGCTGAACCGCTTCTACATCCTCCACGTTCTGATCCTGCCGGGCCTGATCCTCGCGCTCGTCGCGGCTCACCTGCTGCTCGTGTGGTTCCAGAAGCACACTCAGTTCCCTGGCCCGGGCCGCACGGAGAACAACGTCGTGGGCATCCGCATCATGCCGGTGTTCGCCGTCAAGGCCATCGGGTTCATGTTCGTTGTTTTCGCCGTGCTCTCCGGCATGGCGGGTCTGACCACCATCAACGCGATCTGGAACCTGGGCCCCTACAACCCCTCGCAGGTTTCCGCTGGCTCCCAGCCTGACGTCTACATGCTGTGGACGGACGGCGCGGCGCGTGTCATGCCGGCGTGGGAGCTCTACTTGGGCAACTACACCATCCCGGGTGCGTTCTGGGTGGCGCTGATGTGTGGCATCCTGGTGGCACTCCTCTTCGCCTACCCGTTCATCGAGCAGGCTGTGACCGGCGACCGCGCCCACCACAACCTCCTGCAGCGCCCGCGCGACGTTCCGGTGCGTACCGGGATCGGCGTCATGGCTGTAACCTTCTTCCTGCTGCTGACCATCTCCGGTGGTAACGACCACGTTGCGCACTTCTTCGAGATCTCGCTGAACGCGATGACGTGGTTCGGTCGTATCGGCCTGATCGTGTTGCCGCCGCTGGTGTACTTCATCACCTACCGCATCTGTGTCGGTCTGCAGCGCTCCGACCGTGAGGTGCTGGAGCACGGTATCGAGACAGGCATCATCAAGAGGCTGCCGAACGGTGCCTTCGTCGAGATCCACCAGCCGCTCGGCCCGGTCGACGAGCATGGTCACCCGGTGCCGCTCGAGTACGCAGGCGCCCGCGTGCCGAAGCAGATGAACCAGCTCGGCTACGCAGACTCCGAGACGATCGGTACGTTCTCCCCCGCAGAGCTCGATGTCACCGAGCGTGTCCGCGATGCGGCGGAGAGCAACCATCACGACGAGATCGAGACGCTGCGCGCTCTGGAGGAAACGAAGCATCTGTCCGACCGCGACGCGACTCCGCGAGACGACAAGTAG
- a CDS encoding C40 family peptidase — MAQHLRQNSSAARNIAAVSALVTGATLLAPATADAAEVRVPNSPVSVQVPGIENVPGIAAIPGIEMWIPSLGGQASGGDVAAAIAAVKAVPGVTNIPGFSAFLADAETRYVSAPVETSTQTVAAAAAEAPAVIAPAPSAGQQIVDIARSKIGSPYVYGAAGPNAFDCSGFTSWVHAQAGKSIPRTSQAQASGGTPVSLDNIQPGDVVVYYGGASHVAIYAGNGTIIDALNSGAPVAERPLNMMPIHSVVRF, encoded by the coding sequence GTGGCACAGCACCTTCGCCAGAACTCGTCCGCAGCGCGCAACATTGCTGCCGTTTCCGCCCTCGTTACGGGCGCAACCCTTCTGGCACCCGCCACCGCAGACGCGGCCGAGGTTCGCGTCCCCAACAGCCCCGTCAGCGTCCAGGTCCCGGGTATTGAGAACGTGCCCGGCATCGCGGCCATCCCCGGTATCGAGATGTGGATCCCCTCCCTCGGTGGCCAGGCATCGGGCGGCGACGTTGCCGCTGCGATCGCCGCAGTGAAGGCTGTCCCTGGCGTCACCAACATCCCGGGCTTCTCCGCCTTCCTCGCGGACGCTGAGACCCGCTACGTCTCCGCCCCGGTCGAGACCTCCACGCAGACCGTTGCGGCCGCGGCTGCCGAGGCTCCGGCTGTCATCGCTCCGGCGCCGTCCGCCGGCCAGCAGATCGTCGATATCGCCCGCTCCAAGATCGGCTCCCCGTACGTCTACGGCGCAGCGGGCCCCAACGCTTTCGACTGCTCCGGTTTCACCTCCTGGGTCCACGCCCAGGCTGGCAAGTCCATCCCGCGCACGTCCCAGGCCCAGGCTTCCGGTGGCACCCCCGTCAGCCTGGACAACATCCAGCCGGGCGACGTCGTGGTCTACTATGGTGGCGCCTCCCACGTTGCTATCTACGCGGGCAACGGCACCATCATCGACGCCCTGAACTCCGGTGCTCCGGTTGCAGAGCGCCCGCTAAACATGATGCCGATCCACTCCGTGGTTCGCTTCTAA
- a CDS encoding C40 family peptidase: MGKHSLPPRARRSAGTIAYTSISLATAGAAVAGLVSPAHAEDLDTLIAELGTVSDEATAKMEEIKALEVQLDQARAELDESARVAADAQARAMEVRGARALQQGDVNAVATSTYRTLQVDSVVNTLGSATPQEVIDRTTYLGSISRKRQEQLEGLRAASEEAIQAAREADVAKATAQYNRVKLDAQKAQLEKERADIEARIKEVEARVDALTPEARQAWMNQSNPVPVDLLNPGAFGNAITAAALAQLGKPYGWGASGPDAFDCSGLMVWAYSQNGKSIPRTSQAQLAGGTPVSMSDLQPGDIIGYYPGVTHVGMYIGNGQVVHASDYGIPVQVVPLNSMPVQGAVRY, translated from the coding sequence GTGGGAAAGCACTCTCTTCCTCCGCGCGCTCGCCGAAGCGCCGGAACAATTGCATACACATCTATCTCGCTTGCCACAGCGGGCGCTGCCGTGGCGGGACTCGTTTCTCCCGCGCACGCTGAGGACCTGGACACCCTCATCGCGGAACTGGGCACCGTCTCTGACGAAGCGACCGCAAAGATGGAGGAGATCAAGGCCCTCGAGGTTCAGCTCGACCAGGCGCGCGCGGAGCTCGATGAGAGCGCTCGCGTCGCCGCTGACGCCCAAGCTAGGGCGATGGAGGTGCGCGGTGCCCGCGCGCTGCAGCAGGGCGACGTCAACGCCGTTGCCACCTCGACCTACCGAACGCTGCAGGTCGACAGCGTGGTGAACACCCTGGGTTCCGCGACTCCGCAGGAAGTCATTGACAGGACCACCTACCTCGGATCCATTTCACGCAAGCGCCAGGAGCAGCTTGAAGGCCTGCGCGCCGCGAGCGAAGAAGCCATTCAGGCTGCGCGTGAGGCGGACGTCGCTAAGGCGACGGCGCAGTACAACCGCGTCAAACTTGACGCGCAGAAGGCTCAGCTGGAGAAGGAGCGAGCCGACATCGAGGCCCGCATTAAAGAGGTTGAGGCCCGCGTGGATGCGCTGACGCCCGAGGCGCGCCAGGCATGGATGAACCAGTCCAACCCGGTGCCGGTGGACCTGCTCAACCCGGGCGCGTTCGGCAACGCGATCACGGCCGCGGCGCTCGCGCAGCTGGGCAAGCCCTACGGCTGGGGCGCGTCCGGCCCCGATGCCTTCGACTGCTCCGGGCTGATGGTGTGGGCGTACTCCCAGAACGGCAAGTCGATCCCGCGCACCTCCCAGGCGCAGCTGGCCGGCGGCACCCCGGTGTCCATGTCGGACCTGCAGCCGGGCGACATTATTGGCTACTACCCGGGTGTCACGCACGTGGGCATGTACATCGGCAACGGCCAGGTCGTCCACGCCTCTGACTACGGCATCCCCGTCCAGGTCGTGCCGCTGAACTCGATGCCGGTCCAGGGAGCGGTCCGCTACTAG
- a CDS encoding glycosyltransferase family 4 protein codes for MPVLLVANDFPPTVGGIQSYLRDFADEFVRRAGPNELIVFASTQDADAARCWDAEVDYTVVRWPRRVMLPTPATAREMRRLIRAHGVATVWFGAAAPLALMGAAAKSAGAKRVVASTHGHEVGWSMLPGARQVLTAIGRRADVVTYISEYALGRFRSAVGSSPRFVALPSGVDKQFFRPASEAERAAVRAELGVRGPLIVCASRLVRRKGQDTLLDALPNVLSAHPGARLVIVGTGPYERALKERAKGLGDAVVFTGAVDRTRLRDIVAAADVFAMPARTRGAGLDVEGLGIVYLEAQACAVPVVVGDSGGAPETVTDQTGIVVDGRDANAVAAAIVSLLDDPARRREMGRRGRAHVERAFSWEALGDRLYSLLCLAG; via the coding sequence ATGCCGGTGCTGCTGGTCGCCAATGACTTCCCACCCACTGTCGGTGGGATTCAGTCGTATTTGCGGGACTTTGCTGACGAATTTGTACGCCGCGCCGGCCCCAACGAGCTCATTGTGTTCGCCTCCACTCAGGACGCCGACGCGGCGCGCTGCTGGGATGCGGAGGTGGACTACACCGTGGTGCGCTGGCCGCGCCGCGTCATGCTGCCCACCCCGGCGACGGCCCGCGAGATGCGCCGCCTCATCCGCGCCCACGGTGTGGCGACGGTGTGGTTCGGTGCCGCCGCGCCGCTGGCGCTCATGGGGGCGGCGGCAAAGTCCGCCGGGGCGAAGCGCGTAGTCGCCTCGACCCACGGCCACGAGGTCGGGTGGTCGATGCTGCCGGGCGCGCGGCAAGTGCTCACGGCAATTGGGCGGCGAGCCGACGTGGTCACGTACATCTCCGAGTACGCGCTCGGGCGCTTCCGCAGCGCGGTTGGGTCCTCGCCGAGGTTCGTGGCGTTGCCGTCGGGCGTCGATAAGCAGTTTTTTCGCCCCGCAAGCGAGGCTGAGCGCGCCGCTGTGCGCGCCGAGCTGGGCGTCCGCGGGCCGCTGATCGTCTGCGCGTCGCGGCTGGTGCGCCGCAAGGGCCAAGACACGCTTCTCGATGCCCTCCCCAACGTCCTCTCCGCCCACCCGGGCGCGCGCCTCGTCATCGTCGGCACGGGCCCCTACGAGCGAGCTTTGAAAGAGCGCGCGAAGGGTCTCGGCGATGCCGTGGTGTTTACCGGCGCCGTGGATCGCACGCGCCTGCGCGACATCGTGGCCGCGGCGGATGTGTTTGCCATGCCCGCGCGCACGCGCGGCGCGGGCCTCGACGTCGAGGGGCTCGGCATTGTCTACCTCGAGGCCCAGGCGTGCGCCGTGCCCGTTGTGGTGGGGGATTCGGGCGGGGCGCCGGAGACGGTGACGGATCAGACCGGCATCGTGGTCGACGGCCGGGATGCAAACGCGGTGGCCGCCGCGATCGTCTCACTGCTGGATGACCCCGCGCGCCGCCGCGAGATGGGCCGGCGAGGCCGCGCCCACGTGGAGCGCGCCTTTTCTTGGGAGGCCTTGGGCGATAGGCTCTACAGCCTTCTGTGCCTGGCGGGTTAA